The Mycolicibacterium monacense genome contains the following window.
CGGACAGCGTGGCGATCTGCTCGGCGACGCGTTCGCCGCCCTCGAGTTTGACCGCGTGCGCACCGGTCTCCTTGAGGAACCGGGTGGCCGTGGCCAGGGCTTGGCGAGGGCCTTCCTCGTAGCTGCCGAACGGCAGATCCGCCACCACCAACGCATGCGGTGCGCCCCGCACCACGCCGCGCACCAGTGGGATCAACTCGTCGATCGTGATCGGCACCGTGGTGTCGTAGCCGTAGACGACGTTGGCGGCCGAGTCGCCCACGAGCAACACCGGAATGCCGGCGTCGTCGAATGCCCGGGCGGTGGAGAAGTCGTAGGCGGTGAGCATCGCCCACTTGTGCCCTTCGGCCTTCCACTTCTGCAGGTGGGTGGTGCGGACCTTGACGCGCGGCTTGGGGGTGGGCTGATCGCTCGCAGCACCGTAGACAGTCTGCTCAGACATCGTTGTCCCTCGTGATGGTCGGGTCGATCCTCGAGGCCCATCCGGGTCCCCGGGTTCGTCTGACGTCCCAAGTCTGCCACTCCGGCGCGCGCAGGTGAACACGGTGTTAAGTGGATTTGCTCACACCGTCGTCCCGGACCCCTACGCTGGGCGTATGCAACGGCTCAGCGGTCTCGACGCCAGTTTCCTGTATCTCGAAACCGCACAGCAGCTCCTGCACGTGTGCTCGATCCTCGAGCTGGACACCACGACGATGCCCGGCGGCTACACCTTCGCCAAACTGCGCGACGCCCTGTCGCGGCGCATCGAGTCCATGCCGCAGTTCCGCGAGAAGCTCGCCGACAGCCGGTTCAACCCCGACCACCCGGTGTGGGTGGAGGACAAGGACTTCGACGTCGACCGGCATCTTCACCGCATCGGGCTGCCCGCGCCTGGCGGCCGCGAGGAGCTCGCGGAGATCCTCGGCCACATCGCCTCGCTGCCGCTGGACCGCTCCCGGCCGCTGTGGGAGAAGTGGATCATCGAGGGCATCGACGGGACCGACGCCCGCGACGGGGGACCGCTCGTGGTGCTGACCAAGGTGCACCACGCCGCCGTCGACGGTGTCACCGGCGCCAGCCTCATGTCGCAGCTGTGCAGCACCGAACCCGATGCGCCGGACCCCGAACCGGTCGCGGGCGTCGGCGGCGGCAACCAGCTCGAGATCGCCGTCAACGGGGCGATCAAGTTCGCCACCCGGCCGCTGAAACTGGCCAACGCGTTGCCCGCGACGGTCAACACGGTGCTCGACACCGTCAAGCGTGCGCGTTCGGGGCTGTCGATGGCGCCTCCCTTCGTGGCGCCGCAGACGGCATGGAACGCCAACGTGACCAGCCACCGCAACATCGCGTTCGCCCAACTCGAGCTCGACGACGTGAAGGCCGTCAAGAACCACTTCGGCGTCAAGCTCAACGACGTGGTGATGGCGCTGGTCTCGGGCGTGCTGCGCAAGTTCCTGCAGGATCGGGGGGAACTGCCCACCAGCACGCTGATCGCCGCGGTGCCGGTGTCGGTGCACGACAAGTCCGACCGGCCCGGACGCAACCAGGTGTCGGCGATGTTCTCCCGCCTCGAGACCCAGATCGAGGACCCGGTCGAACGCCTCAAGGCCATCTCGGAGGCCAATTCCGTTGCCAAACAGCATAATTCGGCGATCGGCGCCACGCTGCTGCAGGATTGGACGACGTTCGCCGCACCCGCGGTGTTCGGGATGGCGATGCGCGTCTACGCCGCCAGCCGGCTGTCCGGCGCCCGCCCGGTGCTCAACCTCGTGGTCTCCAACGTCCCCGGCCCCCAGATGCCGCTGTACTACCTCGGCAACGAGGTCAAGGCGATGTATCCGATCGGACCGGTCTTCCACGGCTCCGGGCTCAACATCACGGTGATGTCGCTCAACGGCAAACTCGACGTGGGGATCGTGTCCTGCCCCGAGTTGCTGCCCGACCTGTGGGACATGGCCGATGACTTCGGCCACGCACTCGAGGAACTGCTCGACGCGACCCGGTGAAACCGCCGCTCGCGGGGGTCGGCGCCGGTTCATGGCAGCATGTGGTGCCATGAGGCTTCGGATCGGGGTCGCGGCGACCGTCATCGCACTGCCGCTCGTCGCGGGGTGCAGCAACCTGGTCGACGGTCGCGCGGTCATCGCCGTACCGCGGCCGGGGACACCCATCCAGTGGGCGCCGTGTCAGGCCGGTGCGCCGTCGGACGAATCCCGCATCCCCGCGGGCGCGGAATGCGGTCTGCTGTCGGTGCCGGTCGACTACGCCGACCCCGACGGTGACGTGGCGCGGCTGGCGATGATCCGCTTCAAGGCCACCGGCGACAGGATCGGCTCGATGGTGATCAACCCCGGCGGCCCGGGCGAGTCGGGTGTCGAGGCGGCCGCATCGATGCTGTCGACGGTGCCGCAGTCCGTCCGGGAACGTTTCGACGTCGTCGGGTTCGACCCGCGTGGGGTCGCGTCCTCCACCCCGGCGGTGTGGTGCAACTCCGACGCCGACAACGACCGGCTGCGCGCCGACCCCCAGGTCGACTACAGCCCGGAGGGCGTCGAGTACATCGAGAACGAGACGAAGGCGTTCATCGAACGCTGTGTCGACAAGTCCGGCAAGGACTTCCTGGCCAACATCGGCACCGTCAACGTCGCCAAGGACCTCGACGCGATCCGCGCCGCGCTCGGTGACGACAAGCTGACCTACCTGGGGTACTCGTACGGCACCCGGATCGGCGCCGCCTATGCCGAGCAGTTCCCGGAGAAGGTGCGCGCGATGATCCTCGACGGCGCCGTGGACCCCAACGCCGACCCGCTGCAGGCCGACATCCGGCAGGCCGCCGCGTTCCAGACCGCGTTCAACGACTACGCCGCCGACTGCGCGAAGCAGCCGGACTGCCCGCTGGGCACCGACCCGGCCAAGGCCGTCGAGGTCTACAAGAGCCTGGTCGACCCGCTGGTCGAGAACCCGGCGAAGACCGACGACCCACGCGGACTGAGCTACAGCGATGCCATCGTCGGCACCATCCAGACGCTGTACTCACCGAACCTGTGGCGCTACCTCACCCAGGGGCTGACCGAGCTCGAAGCCGGGCGCGGCGACACCATGCTGGCGCTGGCCGACCTCTACATGCGCCGGGATGCCCAGGGCCACTACAACAATTCGACCGACGCCCGGGTCGCGGTCAACTGCGTCGACCGACCGCCGGTGAAAGACCGCGACAAGATCGTCGAGCAGGACCGCAAGCTGCGCGAGGTCGCGCCGTTCATGAGCTACGGCGAGTTCACCGGGCACGCCCCGCTGAGCACCTGCGCCTTCTGGCCGGTCCCGCCGACCAGCGAGCCGCACGAACTCGACGTCGAGGGGCTGCCGCCGATCCTGGTCGTGTCCACCACCAACGATCCGGCCACCCCGTATCAGGCCGGTGTCGACCTCGCCCGCCAACTCGGCGGCACCATGCTCACTTTCGAGGGCACCCAGCACACCGTGGTGTTCCAGGGCAACGCGTGCGTGGACGAGATCGCCGCCAGATACCTCATCGACGTCGTCGTCCCGCCGCCGGACACCCGGTGCCGCTGAGCGGCGATCACAGCCCGGTCACCGTTTGCCTGCGCGGTGCGTACGAGCGCGTC
Protein-coding sequences here:
- the panB gene encoding 3-methyl-2-oxobutanoate hydroxymethyltransferase, with product MSEQTVYGAASDQPTPKPRVKVRTTHLQKWKAEGHKWAMLTAYDFSTARAFDDAGIPVLLVGDSAANVVYGYDTTVPITIDELIPLVRGVVRGAPHALVVADLPFGSYEEGPRQALATATRFLKETGAHAVKLEGGERVAEQIATLSAAGIPVMAHIGFTPQSVNGLGGFKVQGRGDAAEQTIHDAIAVQEAGAFSVVMEMVPAELATQITGKLTIPTVGIGAGPNCDAQVLVWQDMAGLTSGRTAKFVKRFGDVGAELRRAASQYADEVAAGVFPAEEHSF
- a CDS encoding WS/DGAT/MGAT family O-acyltransferase; this translates as MQRLSGLDASFLYLETAQQLLHVCSILELDTTTMPGGYTFAKLRDALSRRIESMPQFREKLADSRFNPDHPVWVEDKDFDVDRHLHRIGLPAPGGREELAEILGHIASLPLDRSRPLWEKWIIEGIDGTDARDGGPLVVLTKVHHAAVDGVTGASLMSQLCSTEPDAPDPEPVAGVGGGNQLEIAVNGAIKFATRPLKLANALPATVNTVLDTVKRARSGLSMAPPFVAPQTAWNANVTSHRNIAFAQLELDDVKAVKNHFGVKLNDVVMALVSGVLRKFLQDRGELPTSTLIAAVPVSVHDKSDRPGRNQVSAMFSRLETQIEDPVERLKAISEANSVAKQHNSAIGATLLQDWTTFAAPAVFGMAMRVYAASRLSGARPVLNLVVSNVPGPQMPLYYLGNEVKAMYPIGPVFHGSGLNITVMSLNGKLDVGIVSCPELLPDLWDMADDFGHALEELLDATR
- a CDS encoding alpha/beta hydrolase, which encodes MRLRIGVAATVIALPLVAGCSNLVDGRAVIAVPRPGTPIQWAPCQAGAPSDESRIPAGAECGLLSVPVDYADPDGDVARLAMIRFKATGDRIGSMVINPGGPGESGVEAAASMLSTVPQSVRERFDVVGFDPRGVASSTPAVWCNSDADNDRLRADPQVDYSPEGVEYIENETKAFIERCVDKSGKDFLANIGTVNVAKDLDAIRAALGDDKLTYLGYSYGTRIGAAYAEQFPEKVRAMILDGAVDPNADPLQADIRQAAAFQTAFNDYAADCAKQPDCPLGTDPAKAVEVYKSLVDPLVENPAKTDDPRGLSYSDAIVGTIQTLYSPNLWRYLTQGLTELEAGRGDTMLALADLYMRRDAQGHYNNSTDARVAVNCVDRPPVKDRDKIVEQDRKLREVAPFMSYGEFTGHAPLSTCAFWPVPPTSEPHELDVEGLPPILVVSTTNDPATPYQAGVDLARQLGGTMLTFEGTQHTVVFQGNACVDEIAARYLIDVVVPPPDTRCR